From bacterium, a single genomic window includes:
- the rpmJ gene encoding 50S ribosomal protein L36 → MKVRTSVKKICEKCKIIKRKGIIRILCSNPKHKQRQG, encoded by the coding sequence AGAACTTCGGTTAAAAAAATTTGTGAAAAATGTAAGATAATTAAACGCAAAGGAATTATTCGCATCCTTTGCTCCAATCCTAAACATAAACAAAGACAAGGATGA
- the rpsM gene encoding 30S ribosomal protein S13: MARISGVDLPRDKRVEVGLTYLYGIGLTTSQKILKMANIKPDTRVRDLAEDEVVRIRNIIEHSFKVEGDLRREVSTNIKRLTEIGCYRGMRHRRGLPVRGQRTHTNARTRRGPRKVAGMIRKK, from the coding sequence TTGGCAAGAATTAGTGGAGTTGATTTACCAAGAGATAAACGGGTAGAGGTCGGATTAACCTATCTATATGGAATAGGATTAACTACTTCACAAAAAATTCTCAAGATGGCAAATATTAAGCCAGATACCAGAGTTAGAGATTTAGCCGAGGATGAAGTTGTCAGAATTAGAAATATTATTGAGCATAGTTTTAAAGTTGAAGGAGACCTTCGTCGAGAAGTATCTACAAATATAAAGAGATTAACAGAAATTGGGTGTTATCGAGGGATGAGGCATCGTCGTGGCTTACCAGTTCGAGGTCAACGCACACATACTAACGCCAGAACCAGAAGAGGGCCACGAAAAGTTGCGGGAATGATAAGGAAAAAATAA